A genomic window from Martelella lutilitoris includes:
- the rpsI gene encoding 30S ribosomal protein S9 yields MADLSDLKTLGDVATASEAPAAPVHERKVDDLGRAYATGKRKDAVARVWVKAGSGKITVNGKDFTEYFGRPVLQMILQQPIVLTSRAGQFDIVATVTGGGLSGQAGAVRHGISKALTYFEPELRGILKKNGFLTRDSRVVERKKYGRAKARRSFQFSKR; encoded by the coding sequence ATGGCTGACCTGTCCGATCTGAAGACGCTTGGCGATGTCGCCACGGCCTCCGAAGCCCCCGCAGCCCCCGTTCACGAACGCAAGGTTGACGATCTCGGCCGCGCCTATGCCACCGGCAAGCGCAAGGACGCCGTCGCCCGCGTGTGGGTGAAGGCCGGTTCCGGCAAGATCACCGTCAACGGCAAGGATTTCACCGAATATTTCGGTCGCCCGGTTCTGCAGATGATCCTGCAGCAGCCGATCGTGCTGACGTCGCGTGCCGGCCAGTTCGACATCGTCGCGACGGTCACCGGCGGTGGCCTTTCCGGTCAGGCAGGCGCCGTGCGTCACGGCATCTCCAAGGCTCTGACCTATTTCGAGCCGGAACTGCGCGGCATCCTGAAGAAGAACGGCTTCCTCACCCGCGACAGCCGCGTCGTCGAGCGCAAGAAGTACGGCCGCGCGAAAGCCCGCCGTTCGTTCCAGTTCTCCAAGCGCTGA
- the lpxB gene encoding lipid-A-disaccharide synthase — MSRSLKIGVIAGEVSGDLLGGDLIAALKAMHAGPIELVGVGGDALTEEGLESLFDYSDLSIMGFTQVLARLPLLIRRIRQTADALIAARPDVLIIIDSPDFTHRVAKRVKKALPDLSVIDYVCPSVWAWKEYRARDMLAYVDHVLAVLPFEPAAMERLGGPPTTFVGHRLSEEPGVLAARRHTALPEEGAPPTILLLPGSRAGEINSLAPIFRDVASIYAERNAMPRFVLPTVTRREEMVRAAIADWPVKPEVVVGDAAKWEAFSAAHAAVAASGTVVLELALSGIPVISAYKADFIGRFMLKKITIWSASLPNLIADRPLVPEYFDDTMRAGALARWMELLTRDTPQRKTMLDGFDEVFAKMHTEVPPGRRAAEVTLQVLEDRNAL; from the coding sequence TTGTCCAGAAGCTTGAAAATCGGCGTGATCGCGGGAGAGGTTTCCGGCGATCTGCTCGGCGGCGACCTGATCGCCGCGCTGAAGGCGATGCATGCCGGTCCGATCGAGCTCGTCGGCGTCGGTGGCGATGCGCTCACCGAAGAGGGGCTCGAGTCTCTCTTTGACTATTCCGATCTGTCGATCATGGGGTTCACCCAGGTGCTCGCGCGGCTGCCGCTCCTGATCCGCCGCATTCGCCAGACGGCGGATGCGCTGATTGCCGCGCGGCCGGACGTGCTCATCATCATCGACAGTCCGGACTTCACCCATCGGGTGGCCAAACGGGTGAAGAAGGCGCTGCCGGATCTCTCCGTCATCGATTATGTCTGCCCCAGCGTCTGGGCCTGGAAGGAATACCGCGCGCGCGACATGCTGGCCTATGTCGACCATGTGCTGGCGGTTCTGCCCTTCGAGCCGGCGGCGATGGAACGCCTTGGTGGCCCGCCGACAACATTCGTCGGCCACCGGCTGAGCGAAGAGCCGGGCGTCCTTGCGGCCCGTCGCCACACTGCCTTGCCGGAGGAGGGTGCGCCACCGACCATTCTTCTGTTGCCGGGATCGCGCGCGGGCGAAATCAATAGTCTTGCGCCGATCTTCCGCGATGTTGCCAGCATCTATGCCGAGCGCAACGCGATGCCCCGCTTCGTGCTGCCGACGGTCACCCGCCGCGAAGAGATGGTGCGCGCCGCCATTGCCGACTGGCCGGTGAAGCCCGAGGTCGTGGTCGGCGACGCGGCCAAATGGGAGGCCTTTTCTGCGGCGCATGCGGCCGTTGCCGCCTCCGGAACGGTGGTGCTGGAGCTCGCGCTTTCCGGCATTCCGGTCATTTCAGCCTACAAGGCGGATTTCATCGGCCGGTTCATGCTGAAGAAGATCACCATCTGGTCCGCCTCTTTGCCGAATCTGATCGCCGACCGACCTCTGGTGCCGGAATATTTCGATGACACGATGCGGGCCGGCGCGCTGGCGCGGTGGATGGAGCTTCTGACCCGCGACACGCCGCAGCGCAAGACCATGCTGGATGGTTTCGACGAGGTCTTTGCGAAGATGCACACAGAGGTCCCGCCCGGCAGGCGGGCGGCGGAAGTGACGCTTCAGGTGCTGGAAGACAGGAACGCTCTGTAG
- a CDS encoding RNA methyltransferase encodes MAGTNSELPLIAEGPVIILVNPQLGENIGMVARAMANFGLAELRLVDPRDGWPSDTARAAASKADHVIDGATVHGTLADAISDLNFVYATTARSRDGFKPVRGPSVAARTLRTRYRGGERTGILFGRERWGLNNEEVGMADEIVTFPVNPAFASLNIAQAVLLMSYEWMKSGMEDESQTPFQAVEQTPATKQDLFGFFDHLEEALDARGYFRPADKKPRMIDNLRSVFTRRAMSMQEIHLLRGVISSLDRYSRKNPRGGEGSDG; translated from the coding sequence ATGGCAGGCACGAACAGCGAGCTTCCGCTCATCGCCGAAGGTCCGGTGATCATTCTGGTAAACCCGCAGCTGGGCGAGAACATCGGCATGGTGGCGCGCGCCATGGCGAATTTCGGGCTTGCCGAACTGCGCCTTGTCGACCCGCGCGACGGCTGGCCGAGCGATACGGCCCGCGCCGCAGCCTCCAAGGCCGACCATGTGATTGACGGCGCGACGGTGCACGGGACCCTCGCCGATGCGATTTCCGACCTCAACTTCGTCTACGCCACGACGGCGAGAAGCCGGGACGGGTTCAAGCCGGTGAGGGGACCGAGCGTTGCCGCCCGCACGCTGCGAACGCGCTATCGCGGCGGCGAGCGCACCGGCATCCTCTTCGGCCGCGAACGCTGGGGCCTCAACAATGAGGAGGTCGGCATGGCAGACGAGATCGTCACCTTTCCGGTCAACCCGGCCTTTGCCTCGCTCAACATTGCCCAGGCCGTGTTGCTGATGTCCTACGAGTGGATGAAATCCGGCATGGAGGACGAAAGCCAGACGCCGTTCCAGGCGGTCGAGCAGACGCCCGCGACGAAACAGGATCTCTTCGGTTTCTTCGACCATCTGGAAGAGGCGCTCGATGCCCGCGGCTATTTCCGCCCGGCCGACAAGAAGCCGCGGATGATCGACAATCTGCGTTCGGTGTTCACCCGCCGCGCCATGAGCATGCAGGAAATCCATCTTCTGCGCGGGGTGATCTCCTCGCTCGACAGATACAGCCGCAAGAACCCGCGCGGCGGCGAGGGCAGCGATGGCTGA
- a CDS encoding Nramp family divalent metal transporter, translating to MPDTQSRRPSLSERTNTAIEQAMASGRVRPRSALLFVGPAVIASIAYVDPGNYATNIQAGAGYGYTLLWVVLFANLIAMLFQGLSAKLGIVTGRNLAEVCRDEFSKPVVILMWIVSEIAAMATDLAEFLGGAIGLALLFDMPLMAGMGVTAIVTYGILLLERRGFRPMELIIGALIGVISLCYIVELFIAPIAWGEAAFHVVRPEIPDATALAIAVGIIGATVMPHAVFLHSGLTQHRIKIGNEADRRRVLRFSNTEVVVALAVAGVVNMAMVMMAASAFHKGHSEVAEIETAYHMLTPLLGGAAAGAFLISLIASGISSSVVGTMAGQMIMQGFVGFRIPIWLRRLITMAPAFVVVALGVNATEALVVSQIILSIALPVPMISLVIFTRSRAIMGDYANGRLIGALAILGALAVLSLNIVLLAQTFGVPIPGLAAG from the coding sequence ATGCCAGACACCCAATCCAGACGTCCCTCCCTGAGTGAGCGCACCAATACGGCGATCGAGCAGGCCATGGCTTCCGGCCGCGTCAGGCCGCGCTCCGCGCTGCTCTTCGTCGGCCCGGCCGTCATCGCCTCCATCGCCTATGTCGATCCCGGCAATTACGCGACCAACATCCAGGCGGGCGCCGGCTATGGCTATACCCTGTTGTGGGTGGTGCTGTTCGCCAATCTGATCGCCATGCTGTTCCAGGGCCTCTCCGCCAAGCTCGGCATCGTCACCGGCCGCAACCTGGCCGAGGTCTGTCGCGACGAGTTTTCCAAGCCCGTCGTCATCCTGATGTGGATCGTCAGCGAGATCGCCGCCATGGCGACCGACCTTGCCGAGTTCCTCGGCGGCGCCATCGGGCTCGCGCTGCTGTTCGACATGCCGCTGATGGCGGGCATGGGCGTCACCGCGATCGTCACCTATGGCATCCTGCTGCTCGAACGGCGCGGCTTTCGTCCGATGGAGCTGATCATCGGCGCGCTGATCGGCGTGATCAGCCTTTGCTATATCGTCGAACTGTTCATCGCCCCGATCGCCTGGGGCGAAGCCGCCTTCCACGTTGTCAGGCCCGAAATACCCGACGCGACCGCGCTTGCGATCGCCGTCGGCATTATCGGCGCGACCGTGATGCCGCACGCCGTGTTCCTGCATTCGGGCCTCACCCAGCACCGCATCAAGATCGGCAACGAGGCCGACCGCCGCCGCGTGCTGCGCTTTTCCAACACCGAGGTAGTGGTGGCGCTTGCCGTGGCCGGCGTGGTCAACATGGCGATGGTGATGATGGCGGCAAGCGCCTTCCACAAGGGCCACAGCGAGGTCGCGGAGATCGAGACCGCCTACCACATGCTGACGCCGCTTCTCGGCGGCGCGGCCGCCGGCGCCTTCCTGATCTCGCTGATCGCCTCGGGCATCTCGAGCTCGGTTGTCGGCACCATGGCGGGACAGATGATCATGCAGGGTTTTGTCGGTTTCCGTATTCCGATCTGGCTGCGCCGGCTGATCACCATGGCGCCGGCTTTCGTGGTCGTGGCGCTCGGCGTCAACGCGACGGAAGCGCTCGTGGTCAGCCAGATCATCCTGTCGATCGCGCTGCCTGTGCCGATGATCTCATTGGTGATCTTTACCCGCAGCCGCGCGATCATGGGCGATTATGCCAATGGCCGGCTGATCGGCGCGCTGGCGATCCTCGGCGCGCTCGCCGTGCTCTCGCTCAACATCGTGCTGCTGGCGCAAACCTTCGGCGTTCCGATTCCGGGGCTTGCGGCCGGCTAA
- a CDS encoding VOC family protein, with the protein MITLGVDDLPAATAFYERLGWKRSSASQEGVSFFRLDGIVLGLFGRRALAEDARLTGIAAERPAFSGVALAYNVSSEKAVDETIAFAEQCGATVVKPGEAVFWGGYSGYFADPEGHLWEVAYNPFSPLDADGRMTLPD; encoded by the coding sequence ATGATCACACTCGGCGTCGACGATCTGCCGGCGGCAACCGCCTTTTATGAGCGGCTCGGCTGGAAGCGGTCATCGGCCTCGCAGGAGGGCGTGAGCTTCTTCAGGCTCGACGGCATTGTGCTCGGTCTTTTCGGGCGCAGGGCGCTGGCGGAAGATGCGAGGCTGACAGGCATTGCGGCGGAACGGCCCGCATTTTCGGGCGTAGCGCTTGCCTACAATGTTTCCTCCGAGAAGGCGGTGGATGAAACCATCGCCTTTGCCGAACAGTGCGGCGCGACGGTGGTCAAGCCGGGCGAGGCGGTGTTCTGGGGCGGCTACAGCGGCTATTTCGCCGATCCGGAGGGGCATCTCTGGGAAGTCGCCTATAATCCGTTCTCGCCCCTTGATGCGGACGGCCGCATGACCTTGCCGGATTGA
- the rplM gene encoding 50S ribosomal protein L13, which translates to MVTFSQKPEEVVKKWVVIDAEGLVLGRLASLVAMRLRGKHKATYTPHVDDGDNVIVINAEKVAMTGKKYNDKMYYWHTGYPGGIKERNARQIIEGRFPERVIEKAVERMIPRGPLGRRQMKNLRVYAGTNHPHEAQQPEVLDVAKLNKKNVRSA; encoded by the coding sequence ATGGTTACCTTCTCCCAGAAGCCTGAAGAGGTGGTGAAGAAGTGGGTCGTGATCGATGCCGAAGGCCTCGTCCTCGGCCGTCTCGCTTCGCTCGTCGCCATGCGTCTTCGCGGCAAGCACAAAGCCACCTACACCCCGCATGTCGATGATGGCGACAATGTCATCGTCATCAATGCCGAAAAGGTCGCGATGACCGGCAAGAAGTACAATGACAAGATGTACTACTGGCACACCGGTTACCCCGGCGGCATCAAGGAGCGCAATGCGCGCCAGATCATCGAGGGCCGCTTCCCCGAGCGCGTCATCGAGAAGGCTGTCGAGCGCATGATTCCGCGCGGCCCGCTTGGCCGCCGCCAGATGAAGAACCTGCGCGTTTACGCCGGCACCAACCATCCGCATGAAGCCCAGCAGCCCGAAGTTCTCGACGTTGCCAAGCTCAACAAGAAGAATGTAAGGAGCGCTTAA
- the murI gene encoding glutamate racemase yields the protein MAEAAEGPVLVFDSGIGGLTVLREARMLMPDRRFVYVADNAAFPYGDWPEEALLAHLLALFERLLEDIRPACVIIACNTAFTLAGSALRARFPATDFVGTVPAIKPAAERTASGLISVLATPATVKRDYTRALIESFAAHCHARLVGSKYLAALAESYISGGVVSDEALWAEIAPCFVEEDGRRTDIVVLACTHYPFLANRFRKLAPWPVDWLNPAEAIALQARRVLGERPSAAIEGVNRDVAIFTGSDVRAEIKRLMQGFGLIVADAAEV from the coding sequence ATGGCTGAGGCGGCCGAAGGTCCGGTCCTGGTCTTCGATTCCGGCATAGGCGGGCTGACCGTGCTGCGCGAGGCGCGCATGCTGATGCCGGATCGGCGCTTCGTCTATGTCGCCGACAATGCCGCCTTTCCCTATGGCGACTGGCCGGAGGAGGCGCTGCTGGCCCATCTTCTGGCGCTGTTCGAGCGCCTGCTCGAAGATATCCGTCCGGCCTGCGTCATCATCGCCTGCAATACCGCCTTCACGCTTGCCGGAAGCGCGCTGCGCGCCCGGTTTCCGGCAACCGATTTCGTCGGCACGGTTCCGGCGATCAAGCCGGCGGCCGAACGCACCGCTTCGGGGCTGATCTCGGTTCTGGCGACGCCGGCGACAGTCAAACGCGATTACACCCGCGCGCTGATCGAAAGCTTCGCCGCCCATTGCCATGCGCGGCTGGTCGGCTCGAAATATCTGGCCGCTCTTGCAGAGTCCTATATCAGCGGCGGCGTGGTTTCGGACGAGGCCTTGTGGGCGGAAATCGCGCCCTGCTTCGTGGAGGAAGACGGCCGTCGTACCGATATCGTCGTGCTCGCCTGCACGCATTATCCCTTCCTTGCCAACCGTTTCCGAAAGCTTGCGCCGTGGCCGGTCGACTGGCTCAACCCGGCGGAGGCGATTGCGCTGCAGGCCAGACGGGTTCTGGGCGAGCGGCCGTCTGCGGCGATCGAGGGGGTGAACCGCGACGTCGCGATCTTCACCGGCAGCGATGTTCGAGCGGAGATCAAGCGGTTGATGCAGGGCTTCGGACTGATCGTCGCCGACGCGGCGGAGGTTTAG